In Pseudomonas sp. ADAK18, a single window of DNA contains:
- a CDS encoding Ldh family oxidoreductase has product MSATPVTAVNASQTIAFTELVALLKQIFIRHGTSPEVAGVLADNCARAERDGAHSHGVFRIPGYVSTLNSGWVNGAAVPVVEDVASGFVRVDAGNGFAQPALAAARPLLVEKARSAGIAVLAIRNSHHFAALWPDVEPFAEEGLVALSMVNSMTCVVPHGADRPLFGTNPIAFAAPRADGPPIVFDLATSAIAHGDVQIAARKGERVPPGTGVDSLGQPTQDPKAILEGGALLPFGGHKGSALSMMVELLAAALTGGHFSFEFDWSNHPGAKTPWTGQLLIVIDPSKTAGQNFAERSQELVRQMHAAGLKRLPGDRRHRSRAKAVVEGISIDSDELSRLRVLAQS; this is encoded by the coding sequence ATGTCAGCCACACCCGTTACTGCGGTGAATGCGTCGCAGACGATTGCCTTCACTGAACTGGTCGCCTTGCTCAAGCAAATCTTCATCCGCCATGGCACCTCACCTGAGGTCGCTGGCGTGCTGGCCGACAATTGCGCCCGCGCCGAACGCGATGGTGCTCATAGCCATGGGGTGTTTCGCATTCCGGGCTACGTCTCAACCCTGAACAGTGGTTGGGTCAATGGTGCTGCGGTGCCGGTGGTCGAGGATGTCGCCTCGGGGTTTGTCCGGGTCGACGCCGGCAATGGCTTTGCCCAGCCGGCATTGGCCGCTGCGCGTCCGTTACTGGTTGAAAAAGCCCGCAGCGCCGGGATCGCCGTGTTGGCTATCCGTAACTCCCACCACTTTGCTGCGCTGTGGCCCGATGTCGAGCCATTCGCCGAAGAAGGGCTGGTGGCCCTCAGCATGGTCAACAGCATGACCTGCGTGGTGCCCCATGGTGCTGACCGACCGCTGTTCGGCACCAACCCTATCGCCTTTGCGGCGCCACGGGCCGATGGACCGCCGATTGTCTTTGACCTTGCCACCAGTGCCATTGCCCATGGCGACGTGCAGATTGCTGCGCGCAAGGGCGAACGCGTACCACCGGGAACCGGCGTCGACAGCCTCGGGCAACCCACCCAGGACCCCAAGGCAATCCTCGAAGGCGGTGCGTTGCTGCCGTTTGGTGGGCACAAGGGGTCGGCGTTGTCGATGATGGTCGAGTTGTTGGCGGCGGCGTTGACCGGAGGTCATTTTTCTTTCGAGTTTGACTGGTCCAACCACCCTGGCGCCAAGACGCCCTGGACAGGCCAGTTGCTGATCGTGATCGACCCGAGCAAAACCGCCGGGCAGAACTTTGCCGAACGCAGCCAGGAGTTGGTGCGGCAGATGCATGCGGCGGGGCTTAAGCGCTTGCCTGGGGACCGCCGCCATCGTTCACGGGCGAAGGCTGTGGTGGAGGGGATTTCTATCGATAGTGATGAGTTGAGTCGGTTGCGGGTATTGGCGCAGAGTTAA
- a CDS encoding PepSY domain-containing protein, with product MLKKTLAAMIAATTLLSAGAALADRPGAGWITIEKAIETAKTKAGYVEIYKIEADNDGYWEGEGRKSDGVVYEFRIDGTSGNVLRDQKD from the coding sequence ATGCTGAAGAAAACCTTAGCTGCCATGATTGCCGCCACTACCTTGCTCAGCGCGGGCGCTGCCCTGGCTGATCGCCCGGGTGCCGGCTGGATCACCATCGAAAAAGCCATCGAGACTGCCAAGACCAAGGCCGGGTACGTCGAGATCTACAAGATCGAGGCGGATAACGACGGCTATTGGGAAGGGGAAGGGCGTAAGTCTGACGGCGTGGTCTACGAGTTCCGCATCGACGGCACTTCCGGCAACGTGCTACGGGACCAGAAGGACTGA
- a CDS encoding FecR family protein: MTEQSLSEAEYDAITDAAAHWCMRLHASDCTTAERQAFTQWHDAHPLHAFEYAAMLEIWDVADHLPRIETTPTPVVVPFKPRSRVRTYAVAAAVCLVALPLAAFTGWEAGWLPSSYQHIEAEGGLRQVTLSDGSQVELNLGTELIYSNYKDERRVTLRKGEAFFKVSHDAGHPFVVRAGEGRIRVTGTQFNVWKYEDQVRVMLLEGSVQIASDEAHSGARLSPGMQASYNRGDTSPKVKPIDPDDTALAWRDGKLILDNLALADALPLINRYLNTPVMLADANTGAIRIGGIYNLNEVSNLVPSLPKVLPVYLTLNQDGNPVLNSIPQKTPKG; this comes from the coding sequence ATGACCGAACAGTCCCTTTCAGAAGCCGAATATGACGCTATCACCGATGCGGCCGCGCACTGGTGCATGCGTCTGCACGCCTCTGATTGCACGACTGCCGAACGTCAGGCATTTACGCAATGGCACGACGCCCATCCACTGCATGCCTTCGAGTACGCGGCGATGCTGGAAATCTGGGATGTCGCCGATCACTTGCCGCGCATTGAAACCACGCCAACTCCGGTCGTTGTGCCATTCAAGCCACGTAGCCGGGTACGCACCTATGCGGTCGCCGCAGCTGTCTGCCTGGTTGCCTTGCCCCTGGCCGCTTTCACCGGCTGGGAAGCCGGTTGGTTGCCCAGTTCCTATCAGCACATTGAAGCCGAGGGCGGCCTGCGCCAGGTCACACTGAGCGATGGCAGCCAGGTGGAATTGAACCTGGGCACCGAGCTTATCTACAGCAACTACAAAGACGAACGCCGTGTGACCCTGCGCAAGGGCGAAGCCTTTTTCAAGGTCAGCCATGACGCCGGACACCCGTTCGTGGTCCGGGCTGGTGAAGGGCGTATCCGTGTGACGGGCACCCAATTCAACGTCTGGAAATACGAAGACCAAGTACGGGTCATGTTGCTGGAAGGCTCGGTGCAGATCGCCAGTGACGAGGCCCACAGCGGAGCGCGGCTGTCACCCGGCATGCAGGCCAGTTATAACCGCGGCGACACCAGCCCCAAGGTCAAGCCGATTGACCCCGACGACACCGCCCTCGCCTGGCGCGATGGAAAACTGATTCTCGACAACCTGGCCCTGGCCGATGCCCTGCCGCTGATCAACCGCTACCTGAATACACCGGTGATGCTGGCCGACGCCAATACGGGTGCCATTCGTATCGGCGGGATCTACAACCTCAACGAAGTCAGCAACCTCGTCCCCTCCTTGCCCAAAGTCCTGCCGGTCTATCTGACCCTGAACCAGGACGGCAATCCCGTGCTCAATTCGATACCGCAAAAAACGCCCAAGGGCTGA
- a CDS encoding adhesin: MNRSWLIFALLGCSSVMAGSDNKAQIDNSGQQYGGVASVNQAAGNQQQQINSRSITVGGQSSGALTQKLDSKADPSLNAKAAIQGSSFSNGNGVLGVNQSAGANNQSINAVRISINAGPQSIDDSVLSQQNVTLSPNSGPTSTTGSRQVVTSDQAFTGSRGVVQVNQSAGVGNRVANTLNLQLN; encoded by the coding sequence ATGAATCGCTCCTGGCTGATCTTCGCGCTGCTGGGCTGCTCATCGGTCATGGCTGGCAGCGACAACAAAGCGCAGATCGATAACTCAGGCCAACAGTATGGCGGCGTCGCCTCGGTCAACCAGGCCGCCGGCAACCAGCAACAACAGATCAACAGCCGATCCATTACGGTCGGTGGCCAATCCAGTGGCGCTCTCACCCAGAAACTCGACAGCAAGGCCGATCCTTCCCTGAATGCCAAGGCGGCGATCCAGGGTTCTTCTTTCAGCAATGGCAACGGAGTACTGGGCGTCAACCAGTCGGCCGGGGCCAACAACCAATCGATCAATGCCGTGCGGATCAGCATCAATGCAGGTCCCCAAAGCATCGACGACAGCGTCCTGTCACAGCAAAACGTGACGCTGTCACCAAACTCAGGGCCCACCTCCACCACTGGCAGCCGCCAGGTCGTTACCAGCGACCAGGCCTTCACCGGCAGCCGAGGAGTGGTACAGGTGAACCAGAGTGCCGGGGTGGGGAACCGAGTGGCTAACACCCTGAACCTGCAGCTCAATTGA
- a CDS encoding C39 family peptidase, translating to MRIIALTLLLLFAGPTLAAQMAIAMPGGSVIYKKVESIRERRFANLVEQKTDFSCGAAALATILRQAYWMDVDEDHVIKGMLVNADQDLVRTQGFSMLDMKRYLESIGMRARGYRIGPDTLITVKIPVVVLLEIRGYKHFVVMQRADKDWVYIGDPVLGHKRYSKDDFVKGWNGIVFAILGEGYDKANVLLAPPTPLTAKNKLNEFSPVRDSELMDFGFIQSDFF from the coding sequence ATGCGGATCATCGCCCTCACCCTCTTGTTGCTGTTCGCCGGTCCTACCTTGGCGGCGCAAATGGCGATTGCCATGCCAGGTGGCTCGGTGATCTACAAGAAGGTCGAGAGCATCCGCGAACGGCGCTTCGCCAACCTGGTGGAACAGAAAACCGATTTCAGCTGCGGTGCCGCAGCACTGGCGACCATCTTGCGCCAGGCCTATTGGATGGACGTGGATGAAGACCACGTCATCAAAGGCATGCTGGTCAATGCCGATCAGGACCTGGTGCGCACCCAGGGCTTTTCCATGCTGGACATGAAGCGTTACCTCGAAAGCATCGGCATGCGCGCCCGAGGTTACCGGATCGGGCCTGACACCTTGATCACCGTGAAGATCCCGGTGGTGGTGCTGCTGGAAATCCGCGGCTACAAACACTTCGTGGTGATGCAGCGGGCCGACAAGGATTGGGTCTATATCGGCGATCCGGTGCTGGGCCATAAGCGTTATTCGAAGGACGATTTCGTCAAAGGCTGGAATGGCATTGTGTTTGCGATATTGGGTGAAGGCTACGACAAGGCCAACGTCCTGCTCGCTCCGCCCACGCCCTTGACCGCGAAAAACAAGCTGAACGAGTTCAGTCCGGTCCGTGATTCAGAGCTGATGGACTTCGGTTTTATCCAGAGCGACTTCTTCTAG